A single region of the Glycine max cultivar Williams 82 chromosome 20, Glycine_max_v4.0, whole genome shotgun sequence genome encodes:
- the LOC100805068 gene encoding uncharacterized protein isoform X2: MEEEEAPDVICELENVQGLVDALTAVRWKRQQDAVLELSEHGIVLIVEESGCLQAKVYLKRELFIRYDYNARGGRPRFGVSLGHFVDCLNAFSVPAGQSISSLVQIQYPGPDMQLLLKSVDSLDASICAEIRTRIPDTIAWDYNFEPAGANPLTFTVKSAALKEAIEDLEWPGSSIKITLEPDPPSVSLRAEGHGDLQIDFMYYVNSELLVAFQCDHQASFKYKYKFLRATTSNMPSSVIKENRGSKLSIGRGGMLKVQHLVSIAKPSVSHPYADSVGYQQPSRIAHIEFFVKPEESED, encoded by the exons ATGGAGGAGGAAGAAGCCCCAGACGTTATATGCGAGCTGGAAAACGTTCAAGGCTTAGTGGACGCCCTCACCGCCGTTCGGTGGAAGCGCCAGCAG GACGCCGTGTTGGAGTTGTCCGAACACGGCATTGTTTTGATCGTCGAAGAAAGCGGTTGCCTCCAAGCCAAGGTTTATCTCAAACGAGAG tTATTCATTCGTTACGATTACAACGCACGAGGAGGACGACCTCGTTTTGGAGTGAGTTTGGGGCATTTCGTAGATTGCTTGAACGCCTTCTCGGTTCCTGCTGGTCAATCAATATCAAGCCTTGTTCAGATTCAATATCCGGGTCCTGACATGCAGCTTCTTCTCAA ATCTGTAGATTCGCTGGATGCCAGTATTTGTGCAGAGATCAGGACAAGGATTCCAGATACAATTGCATGGGACTACAATTTTGAACCTGCAGGGGCAAACCCTTTAACCTTTACTGTTAAA TCTGCAGCTCTGAAGGAAGCTATTGAGGATCTTGAATGGCCTGGATCAAGCATCAAGATTACTCTAGAGCCAGATCCTCCTTCTGTTTCATTAAGAGCTGAAGGACATGGAGACTTGCAG ATAGACTTCATGTATTATGTGAATTCCGAACTCCTGGTGGCATTTCAGTGTGATCATCAAGCTTCTTTCAa GTACAAATATAAGTTCCTCAGAGCAACAACTTCTAATATGCCTAGCAGTGTTATTAAAGAAAATAGAGGAAGTAAGTTAAGCATTGGGAGAGGTGGAATGTTAAAAGTCCAGCATCTGGTTTCAATTGCCAAACCATCTGTGTCACACCCATATGCTGATTCGGTTGGCTATCAGCAACCAAGTAGAATAGCTCATATTGAATTCTTTGTGAAACCAGAGGAAAGTGAGGACTGA
- the LOC100805068 gene encoding uncharacterized protein isoform X1, protein MEEEEAPDVICELENVQGLVDALTAVRWKRQQDAVLELSEHGIVLIVEESGCLQAKVYLKRELFIRYDYNARGGRPRFGVSLGHFVDCLNAFSVPAGQSISSLVQIQYPGPDMQLLLKSVDSLDASICAEIRTRIPDTIAWDYNFEPAGANPLTFTVKSAALKEAIEDLEWPGSSIKITLEPDPPSVSLRAEGHGDLQVCIVFNSNDQMLVALKFKLIIYTFVFQIDFMYYVNSELLVAFQCDHQASFKYKYKFLRATTSNMPSSVIKENRGSKLSIGRGGMLKVQHLVSIAKPSVSHPYADSVGYQQPSRIAHIEFFVKPEESED, encoded by the exons ATGGAGGAGGAAGAAGCCCCAGACGTTATATGCGAGCTGGAAAACGTTCAAGGCTTAGTGGACGCCCTCACCGCCGTTCGGTGGAAGCGCCAGCAG GACGCCGTGTTGGAGTTGTCCGAACACGGCATTGTTTTGATCGTCGAAGAAAGCGGTTGCCTCCAAGCCAAGGTTTATCTCAAACGAGAG tTATTCATTCGTTACGATTACAACGCACGAGGAGGACGACCTCGTTTTGGAGTGAGTTTGGGGCATTTCGTAGATTGCTTGAACGCCTTCTCGGTTCCTGCTGGTCAATCAATATCAAGCCTTGTTCAGATTCAATATCCGGGTCCTGACATGCAGCTTCTTCTCAA ATCTGTAGATTCGCTGGATGCCAGTATTTGTGCAGAGATCAGGACAAGGATTCCAGATACAATTGCATGGGACTACAATTTTGAACCTGCAGGGGCAAACCCTTTAACCTTTACTGTTAAA TCTGCAGCTCTGAAGGAAGCTATTGAGGATCTTGAATGGCCTGGATCAAGCATCAAGATTACTCTAGAGCCAGATCCTCCTTCTGTTTCATTAAGAGCTGAAGGACATGGAGACTTGCAGGTTTGTATTGTTTTTAACTCAAATGATCAGATGCTGGTTGCTTTGAAATTTAAACTGATTATCTACACATTTGTTTTTCAGATAGACTTCATGTATTATGTGAATTCCGAACTCCTGGTGGCATTTCAGTGTGATCATCAAGCTTCTTTCAa GTACAAATATAAGTTCCTCAGAGCAACAACTTCTAATATGCCTAGCAGTGTTATTAAAGAAAATAGAGGAAGTAAGTTAAGCATTGGGAGAGGTGGAATGTTAAAAGTCCAGCATCTGGTTTCAATTGCCAAACCATCTGTGTCACACCCATATGCTGATTCGGTTGGCTATCAGCAACCAAGTAGAATAGCTCATATTGAATTCTTTGTGAAACCAGAGGAAAGTGAGGACTGA
- the LOC100785091 gene encoding alkaline/neutral invertase A, mitochondrial has product MNIITLIRNRAMNSARRILIGSRNSSFSGSTPAKSDHTLSIANNSLKPRFYHDHSNHHLFQIHRTKGIAQKFFGLPSSNFAPSPMHFSFSTFNSDVSTFKVRNFSNSVETRINDNNFERIYVQGGMNNVKPLVVEGVHKDDESVAGEKNLGGDVNASVGKSKGEDSEVEKEAWKLLQGAVVTYCGNPVGTMAANDPGDKLPLNYDQVFIRDFIPSALAFLLRGESEIVKNFLLHTLQLQSWEKTVDCYSPGQGLMPASFKVRTVALDEDNHEEVLDPDFGESAIGRVAPVDSGLWWIILLRAYGKLTGDCSLQERADVQTGLKMILNLCLTDGFDMFPSLLVTDGSCMIDRRMGIHGHPLEIQALFYSALRCSREMLVATDGTKNLIRAINNRLSALSFHIREYYWVDMKKMNEIYRYKTEEYSMDAINKFNIYPEQIPLWLMDWIPEEGGYLIGNLQPAHMDFRFFSLGNLWSIVSSLGTPRQNHAILNLIEAKWDDLVGHMPLKICYPALDNEEWRIVTGCDPKNTPWSYHNGGSWPTLLWQFTLACIKMGRIELAQKAVALAEKRLPVDSWPEYYDTRTGKFIGKQARMYQTWTIAGFLTSKMLLKNPEMASMLFWEEDYELLDICVCGLSKSGRKRCSRGAARSQIRV; this is encoded by the exons ATGAACATAATTACCCTTATTCGCAACCGCGCCATGAATTCTGCTCGCAGGATTCTCATCGGTTCTAGAAATTCATCGTTTTCCGGGTCCACACCTGCAAAATCTGACCACACTCTTTCCATTGCTAACAATTCGCTGAAACCTCGTTTCTATCATGACCACTCCAATCACCACCTTTTTCAAATTCATCGCACAAAGGGTATTGCTCAGAAATTTTTTGGCTTACCCTCTTCGAATTTCGCCCCTTCACCAATGCATTTCAGTTTTAGCACATTTAACAGCGACGTTTCCACCTTCAAGGTTCGAAATTTCTCGAACTCTGTTGAGACCCGCATCAATGACAACAATTTTGAGAGGATTTACGTACAGGGTGGAATGAACAATGTGAAGCCGTTGGTGGTGGAAGGTGTTCATAAGGATGATGAGAGTGTTGCAGGAGAGAAGAATTTAGGTGGTGATGTGAATGCGAGCGTGGGAAAGAGTAAAGGGGAGGACTCAGAGGTGGAAAAAGAAGCATGGAAGTTGTTGCAGGGTGCTGTTGTGACTTATTGTGGCAACCCCGTGGGAACTATGGCTGCAAATGATCCTGGTGACAAGCTACCCTTGAATTATGATCAGGTCTTTATTAGGGATTTTATCCCTTCAGCACTTGCTTTCTTGCTTAGAGGAGAAAGTGAGATCGTCAAGAACTTTCTTCTTCACACCTTGCAATTGCAG AGTTGGGAGAAAACAGTGGACTGCTACAGTCCAGGGCAGGGCTTGATGCCTGCAAGTTTCAAAGTTAGAACTGTTGCTCTTGATGAAGATAATCATGAGGAAGTTTTAGATCCTGATTTTGGGGAATCAGCTATTGGTCGTGTTGCACCTGTAGATTCAG GATTGTGGTGGATCATCCTCTTGCGGGCTTACGGGAAGCTCACTGGTGACTGCAGCTTGCAAGAAAGGGCGGATGTTCAAACaggcttaaaaatgatccttaaCTTGTGTTTAACAGATGGGTTCGATATGTTTCCTTCTCTGTTAGTCACTGATGGGTCTTGCATGATAGACAGGCGGATGGGCATTCATGGTCACCCCCTTGAGATCCAA GCATTATTTTACTCAGCTCTTCGCTGCTCACGTGAGATGCTTGTTGCAACTGATGGAACCAAAAATCTTATTAGAGCCATTAACAACAGACTCAGTGCACTGTCATTTCACATTAGAGAATATTATTGGGTGgatatgaaaaagatgaatgaaATATACAGGTATAAAACTGAAGAGTACTCCATGGATGCCATCAACAAATTCAACATCTATCCAGAACAAATTCCGTTGTGGTTAATGGATTGGATTCCTGAAGAAGGTGGatatttgattgggaatttgCAGCCAGCTCACATGGACTTCCGGTTTTTCTCACTTGGAAATCTTTGGTCTATTGTCTCATCATTGGGCACCCCAAGACAGAACCATGCTATTTTAAATCTGATAGAAGCAAAATGGGATGATCTTGTGGGGCATATGCCTCTTAAGATATGTTATCCTGCCTTGGATAATGAAGAGTGGCGCATAGTTACTGGCTGTGACCCAAAGAATAC CCCTTGGTCATATCACAATGGTGGATCTTGGCCAACCCTTCTGTGGCAG TTCACATTGGCATGCATCAAAATGGGGAGAATTGAACTTGCCCAGAAAGCAGTTGCTTTGGCTGAGAAAAGACTGCCAGTTGATTCTTGGCCAGAATACTATGATACACGTACTGGAAAATTTATTGGAAAACAAGCCCGAATGTATCAAACATGGACCATAGCTGGTTTCCTTACATCCAAGATGCTTTTGAAGAATCCTGAGATGGCATCCATGTTATTCTGGGAGGAGGATTACGAGCTTCTTGATATATGTGTTTGTGGACTTAGCAAGAGTGGCAGGAAAAGGTGTTCCCGTGGTGCCGCAAGGTCTCAAATTCGTGTATGA
- the LOC100784569 gene encoding uncharacterized protein: MPLYCKFLKDMLTKKSKYIHRDNIVVEGNCSVVIQRILPPKYKDPGSVTIPCSIGAVSVGKALIDLGASINLMSLSMCRRIGELEIMPTRMTLQLADRSITRSYGVIEDVLVKVQQFTFPTDFVVMDIEEDTNIPLILGRPFMLTTNCVVDMGKGKMEISVDDQKVTFNLFEAMKCNTLLHKALGHDLIIGIFEKMSGVCAKFLFRRAFLT; this comes from the exons ATGCCACTTTATTGCAAGTTTCTAAAGGATATGTTGACCAAGAAGAGCAAATATATCCACAGGGATAAtattgtggtggaaggaaactgtagtgttgtgattcaaAGAATCCTCCcacctaaatacaaggatccaGGGAGTGTCACAATCCCTTGCTCTATTGGTGCAGTGTCAGTTGGAAAAGCTCTCATTGATTTGGGAGCCAGTATAAATTTGATGTCTCTCTCCATGTGTAGGAGAATTGGAGAGTTGGAAATTATGCCAACAAGAATGACATTGCAGTTGGCAGATCGTTCTATCACAAGGTCTTATGGtgtaattgaagatgttttggttaaGGTGCAACAATTCACCTTCCCTACAGATTTTGTTGTCATGGACATTGAAGAGGACACTAACATTCCATTGATTTTGGGTCGTCCCTTCATGTTAACCACCAATTGTGTGGTGGATATGGGGAAAGGTAAAATGGAAATAAGCGTGGATGATCAAAAAGTTACATTTAATCTATTTGAAGCTATGAAGTGTAACACCCTg CTTCACAAGGCACTTGGTCATGATCTGATcattgggatctttgagaagatgtctggagtgtgcgcGAAGTTTCTGTTCCGGAGAGCATTTCTCACTTga